The following coding sequences are from one Arachis hypogaea cultivar Tifrunner chromosome 7, arahy.Tifrunner.gnm2.J5K5, whole genome shotgun sequence window:
- the LOC112702400 gene encoding uncharacterized protein isoform X6, with translation MRQKERALTLSSPSMEPRAASLSPREERARAGGAVKEDIGCEAKEFACKIYSPRTLKEVAIENPNDADQAAEIVLSELHTDLILPLPWKSFQKRIRRHI, from the exons ATGCGTCAGAAAGAGAGAGCTCTCACCTTGTCATCGCCGTCCATGGAGCCACGAGCCGCATCACTGTCGCCGAGGGAGGAAAGAGCACGAGCTGGAGGAGCTGTTAAAGAGGATATCGGCTGTGAGGCAAAG GAGTTTGCTTGCAAGATATATTCCCCCAG AACACTTAAGGAGGTGGCTATTGAAAATCCAAATGATGCTGATCAAGCTGCAGAAATTGTTCTCAGTGAATTGCACACAGACTTAATATTGCCACTACCATGGAAGAG ttttcagaAAAGGATTAGGAGGCATATATGA
- the LOC112702400 gene encoding uncharacterized protein isoform X4 — protein sequence MRQKERALTLSSPSMEPRAASLSPREERARAGGAVKEDIGCEAKEFACKIYSPRTLKEVAIENPNDADQAAEIVLSELHTDLILPLPWKRKGLGGIYERDVDLQLHFYC from the exons ATGCGTCAGAAAGAGAGAGCTCTCACCTTGTCATCGCCGTCCATGGAGCCACGAGCCGCATCACTGTCGCCGAGGGAGGAAAGAGCACGAGCTGGAGGAGCTGTTAAAGAGGATATCGGCTGTGAGGCAAAG GAGTTTGCTTGCAAGATATATTCCCCCAG AACACTTAAGGAGGTGGCTATTGAAAATCCAAATGATGCTGATCAAGCTGCAGAAATTGTTCTCAGTGAATTGCACACAGACTTAATATTGCCACTACCATGGAAGAG aAAAGGATTAGGAGGCATATATGAAAGGGACGTG GACTTGCAGCTGCATTTTTATTGTTAA
- the LOC112702400 gene encoding uncharacterized protein isoform X1, which produces MRQKERALTLSSPSMEPRAASLSPREERARAGGAVKEDIGCEAKEFACKIYSPRTLKEVAIENPNDADQAAEIVLSELHTDLILPLPWKSWKFKNKTKTRQKFKTEIEYLLLKLGTWQFSNKQVIGRNFDSNSNWKWFYSRTCSCIFIVNKKRRYERACCKF; this is translated from the exons ATGCGTCAGAAAGAGAGAGCTCTCACCTTGTCATCGCCGTCCATGGAGCCACGAGCCGCATCACTGTCGCCGAGGGAGGAAAGAGCACGAGCTGGAGGAGCTGTTAAAGAGGATATCGGCTGTGAGGCAAAG GAGTTTGCTTGCAAGATATATTCCCCCAG AACACTTAAGGAGGTGGCTATTGAAAATCCAAATGATGCTGATCAAGCTGCAGAAATTGTTCTCAGTGAATTGCACACAGACTTAATATTGCCACTACCATGGAAGAG TTGGAAATTCAAGAATAAAACAAAGACTCGACAAAAATTCAAGACTGAAATAGAGTATTTGCTCTTAAAGTTGGGCACCTGGCAGTTCTCAAATAAACAAGTAATTGGACGgaattttgattcaaattcaaattggaAATGGTTTTATTCCAGGACTTGCAGCTGCATTTTTATTGTTAACAAGAAGAGAAGATATGAGAGAGCGTGCTGCAAGTTTTGA
- the LOC112702400 gene encoding uncharacterized protein isoform X5: MRQKERALTLSSPSMEPRAASLSPREERARAGGAVKEDIGCEAKEFACKIYSPRTLKEVAIENPNDADQAAEIVLSELHTDLILPLPWKRKGLGGIYERDVLEIQE; the protein is encoded by the exons ATGCGTCAGAAAGAGAGAGCTCTCACCTTGTCATCGCCGTCCATGGAGCCACGAGCCGCATCACTGTCGCCGAGGGAGGAAAGAGCACGAGCTGGAGGAGCTGTTAAAGAGGATATCGGCTGTGAGGCAAAG GAGTTTGCTTGCAAGATATATTCCCCCAG AACACTTAAGGAGGTGGCTATTGAAAATCCAAATGATGCTGATCAAGCTGCAGAAATTGTTCTCAGTGAATTGCACACAGACTTAATATTGCCACTACCATGGAAGAG aAAAGGATTAGGAGGCATATATGAAAGGGACGTG TTGGAAATTCAAGAATAA
- the LOC112702400 gene encoding uncharacterized protein isoform X3 — protein sequence MRQKERALTLSSPSMEPRAASLSPREERARAGGAVKEDIGCEAKEFACKIYSPRTLKEVAIENPNDADQAAEIVLSELHTDLILPLPWKRTCSCIFIVNKKRRYERACCKF from the exons ATGCGTCAGAAAGAGAGAGCTCTCACCTTGTCATCGCCGTCCATGGAGCCACGAGCCGCATCACTGTCGCCGAGGGAGGAAAGAGCACGAGCTGGAGGAGCTGTTAAAGAGGATATCGGCTGTGAGGCAAAG GAGTTTGCTTGCAAGATATATTCCCCCAG AACACTTAAGGAGGTGGCTATTGAAAATCCAAATGATGCTGATCAAGCTGCAGAAATTGTTCTCAGTGAATTGCACACAGACTTAATATTGCCACTACCATGGAAGAG GACTTGCAGCTGCATTTTTATTGTTAACAAGAAGAGAAGATATGAGAGAGCGTGCTGCAAGTTTTGA
- the LOC112702400 gene encoding uncharacterized protein isoform X2: protein MRQKERALTLSSPSMEPRAASLSPREERARAGGAVKEDIGCEAKEFACKIYSPRTLKEVAIENPNDADQAAEIVLSELHTDLILPLPWKRKGLGGIYERDVVFATAIEDFGSDHNDFHFAALGDKLHILSFSTTTKDLSFNTKLNCEPLI, encoded by the exons ATGCGTCAGAAAGAGAGAGCTCTCACCTTGTCATCGCCGTCCATGGAGCCACGAGCCGCATCACTGTCGCCGAGGGAGGAAAGAGCACGAGCTGGAGGAGCTGTTAAAGAGGATATCGGCTGTGAGGCAAAG GAGTTTGCTTGCAAGATATATTCCCCCAG AACACTTAAGGAGGTGGCTATTGAAAATCCAAATGATGCTGATCAAGCTGCAGAAATTGTTCTCAGTGAATTGCACACAGACTTAATATTGCCACTACCATGGAAGAG aAAAGGATTAGGAGGCATATATGAAAGGGACGTGGTATTCGCTACTGCCATTGAAGATTTTGGAAGTGACCATAATGATTTTCATTTTGCTGCTTTAGGAGATAAACTTCATATTCTTTCTTTCTCAACTACAACTAAAGATCTTTCTTTCAATACTAAATTAAACTGTGAACCTTTGATATAA